From one Microbacterium aurum genomic stretch:
- the srmL gene encoding PheS-related mystery ligase SrmL, with protein sequence MSHTDYLTSDQLYRALNVRDLTDPDQGRHAIQALLQSVIDRLQPEWDSSLRYVRSSPVVPVRDNYDRLGYDPGDVTRARRYTRYISPAVMLRSHMSAELPRALEDYAGMSEVDELLVASGLVYRRDAVDRTHVGEPHQVDLWRIRSTPDTDDQDMLSMIGELVEAVLPDAQWRTTDVAHPYTVGGRQIDVRHDGEWLELAECGRIHPEVLRGSGLDPERWSGLALGMGLERALMLRKGIPDIRYLRAEDPRIATQMLTLDPWQHVSLLPAARRDLSVVVDAEEDEETLGDRIRVALGDNADVIESLEVLSRTPHDGLPEAARSRLGILDGQVNLLLRIVLRPIDRTLTSDEANVIRNVIYEAVHEGPVMELI encoded by the coding sequence ATGTCGCACACCGACTATCTGACTTCCGACCAGCTCTATCGTGCTCTCAACGTGCGCGACCTCACCGATCCCGACCAGGGACGTCACGCCATCCAGGCACTCCTGCAATCAGTCATCGACCGTCTGCAGCCTGAGTGGGACAGCTCCCTCCGGTATGTGCGCAGCTCGCCGGTCGTTCCTGTTCGGGACAACTACGACCGCCTCGGTTACGACCCAGGTGATGTCACTCGGGCTCGCCGGTACACCCGTTACATCAGCCCCGCCGTGATGCTCCGCAGTCACATGAGCGCCGAACTCCCGCGCGCCCTTGAGGACTATGCGGGAATGTCCGAAGTTGATGAGTTACTCGTGGCATCCGGCCTCGTCTACCGTCGCGACGCCGTCGATCGCACCCACGTGGGGGAACCGCACCAGGTGGACCTGTGGCGTATCCGCAGCACTCCGGATACCGATGACCAGGACATGCTCTCGATGATCGGCGAATTGGTCGAGGCAGTCCTCCCGGATGCGCAGTGGAGAACAACAGACGTGGCGCACCCGTACACCGTCGGTGGCCGGCAGATCGATGTGCGCCACGACGGCGAATGGCTTGAACTCGCCGAGTGCGGCCGCATCCATCCCGAGGTGCTGCGCGGATCAGGCCTCGACCCCGAGAGATGGTCCGGCCTGGCTCTCGGCATGGGGCTTGAACGGGCACTTATGCTGCGCAAGGGCATCCCTGACATCCGCTACCTCCGGGCAGAAGACCCTCGCATAGCAACCCAGATGCTCACCCTGGATCCATGGCAGCACGTTTCACTTCTGCCTGCGGCACGACGCGACCTCTCAGTCGTCGTTGATGCAGAAGAAGACGAGGAGACGCTTGGTGACCGCATCCGTGTCGCTCTCGGAGACAACGCCGACGTCATCGAGTCTCTCGAGGTTCTCAGTCGCACGCCCCACGACGGACTGCCCGAGGCCGCGCGCTCCAGGCTCGGCATTCTGGACGGACAGGTCAATCTCCTGCTGCGAATCGTGTTGCGCCCCATCGACCGCACCTTGACCTCGGATGAGGCCAACGTGATCCGCAACGTGATCTACGAGGCCGTGCATGAGGGCCCGGTGATGGAGCTGATCTGA